A genomic segment from Necator americanus strain Aroian chromosome III, whole genome shotgun sequence encodes:
- a CDS encoding hypothetical protein (NECATOR_CHRIII.G9004.T1) yields MPEEDMESLGTEIRLVTLNWRSLPSELQQAALSTLLRYLHPPSSALQERHTSDRLIIGIENYTIYLGDVDERKVDYNNLVEELGSAPSKCAFVRLRNRRGLELWIVLQRKPLSTTTRTRFTMNSMR; encoded by the coding sequence ATGCCTGAGGAAGACATGGAATCCTTGGGAACAGAAATCCGTCTCGTAACGTTGAACTGGCGGTCGCTGccaagtgaactccaacaagccgctctgtcTACCCTACTGCGATATCTGCATCCACCGTCTTCTGCATTGCAGGAAAGGCACACTAGTGATCGCCTCATCATTGgtatcgaaaattacaccatctaTTTAGGCGATgttgatgaaaggaaagtggACTACAACAATCTGGTGGAAGAGCTCGGATCAGCACCATCAaaatgcgcctttgtacgattgcGGAATCGCAGAGGACTCGAACTCTGGATCGTGCTCCAGCGGAAACCGCTGAGCACTACAAcaaggacgcgttttacgatgaactcaatgcgttga
- a CDS encoding hypothetical protein (NECATOR_CHRIII.G9003.T1) yields the protein MVRVPEKESWSSISTEGRPGRSERRRMQKEVPPTVNIGLRTKKRVDDVDSITECIEGGAKKTIPVLAPRKKFAFASP from the coding sequence ATGGTTCGGGTTCCAGAGAAGGAGTCGTGGAGTTCAATATCAACCGAAGGTCGACCTGGCAGGTCGGAAAGGAGACGAATGCAGAAGGAAGTTCCGCCAACGGTCAATATTGGATTACGGACCAAGAAGAGAGTGGATGACGTCGACTCTATCACTGAATGCATTGAGGGCGGTGCAAAGAAAACAATCCCGGTTTTAGCACCGAGGAAGAAGTTCGCATTCGCATCTCCATag
- a CDS encoding hypothetical protein (NECATOR_CHRIII.G9006.T2), with product MLHVRGVLPTQFGTSEDGTKLVSTKFNSEFINGFNQRLDSSLMQVSYVTADEMEKMGKKDGDKEVEAFIQANTVELSQDKWLCPLSGKKFKGPDFIRKHLTSKHEEKLKEVREEATFYNNYLADPVRPQNVEVKPAAPPPRDDDRRDDRYTRDRGDRADRGSDRGYASNADRSRRGYAGFGSGGPPRDRGPRFTPESARPLTSYRDLDAFPID from the exons ATGCTACATGTTCGAGGTGTTCTTCCAACGCAATTTGGGACATCAGAGGACGGCACGaaacttgtttcgacaaagtTCAACTCA GAGTTTATCAATGGCTTCAATCAACGTCTAGATTCAAGTCTGATGCAGGTATCGTATGTCACCGCAgatgaaatggagaaaatggggaaaaaagaTGGAGACAA agaagtcGAAGCGTTCATTCAAGCGAACACTGTTGAACTTTCCCAGGATAAATGGCTCTGTCCGTTATctggaaagaaattcaaaggTCCAGATTTCATTCGTAAACACCTCACTAGTAAACATGAAGAGAAGCTTAAAGAAGTCCGGGAGGAG GCGACCTTTTACAATAATTATTTGGCAGACCCAGTCAGACCACAGAACGTCGAGGTGAAACCAGCAGCTCCTCCACCTAGGGACGATGATCGTAGAGATGACAGATATACAA GAGATCGCGGCGATCGCGCTGACCGCGGGTCCGATCGCGGTTATGCAAGTAACGCAGACAGAAGCCGACGTGGTTACGCGGGTTTTGGTAGTGGTGGTCCGCCTCGAGATCGCGGTCCACGCTTCACGCCAGAATCGGCAAGGCCGCTCACCTCATACAGAGACCTCGATGCGTTCCCCATTGACTAA
- a CDS encoding hypothetical protein (NECATOR_CHRIII.G9005.T1): MALRLANSGRQAVRVFVRAMSGGYGDGVGKGGGSGGSIRDAGGAFGKMEAAREDEYFYKKQKEQLDELRAHIQQEIEHHEKQVENHKAILERHRKRVKEIEESQKKN, from the exons ATGGCTCTTCGTCTAGCAAATTCCGGCAGGCAAGCTGTCAG GGTCTTCGTACGTGCGATGTCAGGTGGATACGGTGATGGGGTTGGAAAG GGAGGTGGCTCTGGAGGTTCGATTCGTGATGCTGGCGGTGCTTTTGGAAAGATGGAGGCTGCTAGGGAGGATGAGTACTTTTACAAAAAG CAAAAAGAACAATTGGATGAGCTGAGAGCTCATATTCAACAAGAGATTGAGCACCACGAGAAGCAAGTGGAGAATCATAAAGCG ATTCTCGAGAGACATCGCAAACGCGTgaaggaaattgaagaaagtcAGAAGAAGAACTAA
- a CDS encoding hypothetical protein (NECATOR_CHRIII.G9005.T2), which translates to MVSGMVLNNSTFGNVWEAFAINTKISHLVLIYFTYANSLRDLSFASRKHFTFTKMALRLANSGRQAVRVFVRAMSGGYGDGVGKGGGSGGSIRDAGGAFGKMEAAREDEYFYKKQKEQLDELRAHIQQEIEHHEKQVENHKAILERHRKRVKEIEESQKKN; encoded by the exons ATGGTCTCTGGCATGGTGTTGAACAACAGCACCTTtggcaatgtatgggaagctttcgccattaaca caaaaataAGTCATCTTGTCTTAATCTACTTCACTTACGCGAATTCGTTGCGTGACTTGTCATTTGCATCCAGGAAACACTTCACTTTCACAAAA ATGGCTCTTCGTCTAGCAAATTCCGGCAGGCAAGCTGTCAG GGTCTTCGTACGTGCGATGTCAGGTGGATACGGTGATGGGGTTGGAAAG GGAGGTGGCTCTGGAGGTTCGATTCGTGATGCTGGCGGTGCTTTTGGAAAGATGGAGGCTGCTAGGGAGGATGAGTACTTTTACAAAAAG CAAAAAGAACAATTGGATGAGCTGAGAGCTCATATTCAACAAGAGATTGAGCACCACGAGAAGCAAGTGGAGAATCATAAAGCG ATTCTCGAGAGACATCGCAAACGCGTgaaggaaattgaagaaagtcAGAAGAAGAACTAA
- a CDS encoding hypothetical protein (NECATOR_CHRIII.G9002.T2) — MFGKSTFGSTGSTFGSSGGSLFGQNKPTTNLFGQQNSPAQGSLFGQKSTTNLFGQNTASTGTSIFGSSQPASNTGTSLFGQSKPSLFGSSSASGGGSLFGSSATSAGGGLFGSATSSVNGTTVKFEPLISSDTMMKNGSQTTISTKHMCITAMKAYEGKSLEELRIDDYIANRKAPTAGGGLFGSSTTSAAGTSIFGSTSSAKPSLFGSSSATTSPFGSSNQGTSLFGQNNNATQGSSLFGSKPTGSIFGSPATSSASTFGSTGGSLFGNTAGASTFSSNPQTTSLFGGSTFGSVPTTTSAFSFGSTTNTTSSPFGQTATSSTGGLFGSNTTTSTGSLFGKPAGTSNFTFGGSSNTTFGQAASGGGLFGSTQKPGGLFGGNTNATGSIFGSQNSQQGTGLFGSNQTAQPSLFASSTGNQQGTTVAGFGATAPTTIQVPAAAPIVLGSDVNQAQVQMALLDAQIAASPYGDSPLLKLANVKDTDELPNPISAQRQLKFLAAKSAASSPLNISATNRIAGSPSLDGSLINVKSSFLPVVPPKVADTGISSPGIRTSVMPGRDLNYTSHVAPPTLGKGIRTKSLNSTTSMASRSLNGSLINKTVDSAIETSLTGVANKPPNSGRRGNLKHLDLSTVVQVINSRDNFEVDRGPRDPDELPTTTDVAALENNGTYSPETDPRTGVLQRGEARRAREEVPRLVLDGSACEDSLLISSKSTASTAKTTTSVTSAAFAEVAASPRVVTSSTSKPIVQLNSPDYFTEPTINAMKEMVVNGKVILNNGLTVGRATYGSVFWPGRIELEDVTLDEIVVFRHKEVTVYPDESKKPPLGEGLNRPAEVTLERVWHVDRATKEEVRDPLKLIDLGWRDRLEKVTARMGATFKDYRPSTGSWVFRVEHFSKYGLPDDDDEGDVDVASNGKKPSAPQETSAHEMDVSIEEHQLQSHVQRAKVFQIRGASVREQEDVSSDFGEPNVGPPTVELKQVKGLGGRKNEDYDNESSYDDYDIANWRDEVPEKKPKIEDVLDYVYEESKRLLELSTMSTRPVHRINLKCTEPANIFRGGVEARKGIGYRKSRVMNIASASGSSCRISWSQGGQFAFIVQPNSTEARICTLQYDSNVPKQLIVDMLEHNVRLSRSIRRNSSTSARVRHYEIEGQTTAPRVKPAEDSSAQLLDSFLATATQSECTVQERIWKLCRALFPADKTGSWQWQRTHDVGNWLREEVASLSKKNIGSIASATQIWSLLCTGNAEEAVRVAAEGGMILLSVIISTTLSTEQIGRQDCANMVEMWEMNGDLGTMDDDLIKVYLVLAGKSHTELRRKGKTIKLNCLEGLDWRQAFGIHLWWINRGSFLEDAIESFSNDVTAGRAASPESHVFEQLIKLACSPSHQIEAVLDAAAMLTPNPLDAHLSWHLWSLLRALGHHTMSPAAEQRLHMLYAAQLTATELWHLAIFVLSHISHDQCRSIAIREVLDRMSFTASSQDYEKILAICDVPTTWISAAKFMKAKAQGNLEAACSHALSACNYVAALRLFADDVAPNAIAMGDLLRLRTIAENMEKSADKIAGWGAIGQIYADYCMLRMMDDEDDTQENEERLHQFLESISARIQAPIFKTPIQRLCMKTMARELFEIQKLAGKTDINLPLSVSQLRRLAV; from the exons ATGTTCGGAAAGTCAACTTTTGGATCGACGGGCTCCACTTTCGGTAGTTCCGGAG gttccCTCTTCGGTCAGAACAAGCCAACAACGAATCTATTCGGGCAACAAAATTCACCTGCCCAAGGTTCACTGTTCGGGCAGAAGTCAACAACAAACCTTTTTGGTCAAAACACAGCATCAACTGGCACCTCTATTTTTG gTTCATCACAACCTGCATCAAATACTGGTACTTCACTTTTTGGTCAATCCAAGCCATCGTTGTTTGGGAGTTCGTCCGCCTCAGGAGGTGGCTCACTGTTCGGTAGTTCAGCAACGTCCGCTGGAGGTGGACTCTTTGGAT CTGCCACTTCTTCCGTTAATGGCACGACAGTCAAATTTGAGCCGCTCATTTCTTCGGACACCATGATGAAGAATGGATCGCAAACGACAATCAGTACTAAACATATGTGCATTACTGCTATGAAAGCCTATGAAGGGAAAAGTCTTGAG GAATTACGTATCGACGACTACATTGCGAATCGAAAAGCACCAACTGCCGGTGGCGGTCTGTTTGGCAGCTCAACGACCTCTGCGGCTGGTACAAGCATATTTGGCAGCACATCATCAGCAAAACCGTCGCTGTTCGGGTCATCATCAG CAACAACATCTCCATTCGGGTCTTCAAATCAAGGCACATCTTTGTTTGGACAAAACAATAACGCAACACAA GGTTCCTCTTTGTTTGGTAGCAAGCCAACGGGTAGTATTTTCGGTTCTCCAGCAACATCAAGTGCTTCGACTTTTGGTTCGACTGGAGGAAGTCTTTTTGGAAATACTGCTGGTGCCTCG ACGTTCAGTTCGAACCCACAAACCACTTCGCTGTTCGGTGGCTCTACTTTTGGATCGGTACCAACCACAACGAGCGCGTTTAGTTTCGGAAGCACCACTAACACT ACATCTTCACCATTCGGCCAAACTGCAACTTCGTCGACTGGAGGTTTGTTTGGATCGAATACAACTACCAGCACTGGAAGTTTGTTCGGGAAACCGGCTGGAACTAGCAACTTCACATTTGGAGGATCTTCTAACACGACGtttg gCCAAGCTGCTTCTGGTGGCGGACTCTTTGGTAGTACGCAGAAACCAGGCGGATTGTTTGGTGGCAACACAAATGCCACTG GTTCCATCTTTGGCAGTCAAAATTCTCAGCAAGGAACAGGACTGTTTGGTAGTAATCAAACTGCGCAACCTTCTTTGTTTGCCTCGAGTACTGGAAACCAACAAGGAACTACAGTGGCCG GTTTCGGTGCAACAGCTCCCACAACTATACAAGTACCAGCAGCTGCGCCCATTGTGCTCGGATCTGATGTTAATCAGGCCCAG GTTCAAATGGCACTGTTGGACGCTCAAATAGCAGCGAGCCCTTACGGGGACTCGCCCTTGCTGAAATTGGCGAACGTCAAGGACACGGATGAACTGCCGAATCCTATTAG TGCTCAAAGACAACTGAAGTTCTTAGCAGCTAAAAGCGCAGCATCCTCACCACTAAACATTTCCGCAACGAATAGAATCGCTGGATCGCCGTCTCTGGACGGATCCTTGATAAATGTGAAGAGTTCATTTTTACCAGTTGTGCCGCCTAAG GTGGCTGACACCGGCATTTCGTCCCCTGGTATCCGCACCTCTGTAATGCCTGGAAGAGATCTAAACTATACATCACATGTTGCTCCGCCTACGCTTGGTAAAGGAATCCGCACGAAATCGTTGAACAGCACTACCTCTATGGCAAGTAGAAGTCTAAATGGGAGCTTAATTAATAA GACTGTAGATTCTGCCATTGAAACATCATTAACCGGAGTTGCGAACAAACCCCCCAACTCGGGACGCCGTGGAAACTTGAAACATCTGGATTTATCCACGGTTGTGCAAGTAATTAATTCTCGAGACAATTTTGAAGTGGATAGGGGCCCACGTGATCCTGACGAGCTGCCGACGACTACTGATGTAGCAGCACTGGAAAACAATGGAACTTACAG CCCTGAAACAGATCCAAGAACGGGAGTGCTTCAACGAGGTGAGGCCCGACGAGCTAGAGAAGAAGTGCCTCGTTTAGTGCTCGACGGAAGTGCTTGTGAAGATTCATTGCTGATATCGAGCAAGTCCACAGCTTCCACTGCAAAAACCACGACGTCAGTAACGTCGGCTGCATTTGCTGAGGTTGCGGCTTCGCCAAGAGTTGTAACATCATCAACATCGAAACCAATCGTGCAGTTGAACTCACCGGATTATTTCACTGAACCGACAATCAATGCAATGAAAGAGATG GTGGTCAATGGAAAAGTAATTTTGAACAATGGCCTCACCGTTGGAAGAGCGACATATGGTAGTGTGTTTTGGCCAGGTCGTATCGAATTAGAAGATGTGACATTGGATGAA aTTGTTGTATTCCGCCACAAAGAAGTTACCGTTTATCCGGATGAGTCGAAGAAGCCACCGCTAGGGGAAGGTCTCAATCGTCCAGCAGAAGTGACGCTTGAAAGAGTTTGGCACGTAGATAGAGCGACAAAGGAAGAAGTTAGG GATCCACTGAAACTGATCGATCTTGGCTGGCGTGATCGTCTTGAAAAGGTGACAGCACGAATGGGCGCCACGTTCAAGGACTACCGCCCGTCGACAGGAAGCTGGGTGTTTCGCGTGGAACACTTCAGCAAGTATGGGCTACCG GATGATGATGACGAAGGAGATGTGGACGTTGCGTCAAACGGAAAGAAACCCAGCGCTCCTCAGGAGACCTCAGCGCATGAGATGGACGTATCCATAGAGGAGCACCAGTTACAATCACATGTTCAGCGTGCAAAGGTGTTCCAAATCCGAGGTGCTTCGGTGAGAGAGCAG GAGGATGTCAGTTCGGATTTTGGCGAACCGAATGTCGGACCACCAACAGTAGAATTGAAG CAGGTCAAAGGACTTGGGGGCAGAAAGAATGAGGATTATGATAACGAGTCTTCTTATGATGATTACGATATTGCGAACTGGAGGGATGAG GTCCCCGAGAAGAAGCCCAAAATTGAAGATGTGCTAGACTATGTGTACGAAGAAAGCAA ACGTCTTCTTGAATTGTCGACAATGTCTACGAGACCTGTTCACCGGATTAACCTGAAGTGTACAGAACCTGCAAATATTTTCAGAGGCGGCGTAGAG GCTAGAAAGGGCATAGGCTACAGGAAGAGCAGAGTGATGAACATAGCAAGTGCTTCTGGTTCTTCTTGTAGGATTAGCTGGAGCCAAG GGGGTCAGTTCGCATTCATTGTGCAACCTAACTCAACCGAGGCACGGATCTGCACTCTTCAGTATGATAGTAACGTGCCAAAG CAATTAATTGTTGATATGCTCGAGCACAATGTTCGATTATCCCGATCAATACGTCGTAATTCGTCAACCAGTGCTCGAGTTCGACACTACGAAATTGAAGGTCAGACCACAGCCCCGCGGGTGAAACCGGCTGAGGATTCGTCGGCACAGTTACTCGACTCTTTTTTGGCTACAGCTACACAGA GTGAATGCACAGTGCAAGAAAGAATTTGGAAGCTTTGTCGGGCTCTTTTTCCTGCTGATAAAACAG GCAGTTGGCAATGGCAGCGTACACACGATGTGGGTAATTGGCTTCGCGAGGAGGTCGCAAGTCTATCAAAGAAGAACATCGGAAGTATAG CTTCCGCAACTCAAATATGGTCGTTGTTGTGCACTGGCAATGCTGAAGAAGCCGTTCGAGTTGCTGCTGAAGGGGGAATGATCCTGCTATCAGTGATAATCTCAACGACGTTATCGACTGAGCAGATTGGAAGGCAGGACTGTGCGAATATG GTTGAAATGTGGGAAATGAACGGAGATCTTGGAACAATGGATGATGATCTGATCAAAGTTTATCTCGTGTTAGCTGGGAAATCTCACACGGAGCTTCGTCGTAAAGGAAAAACGATAAAGTTGAATTGTCTGGAAGGTTTGGATTGGCGGCAG GCATTTGGCATTCACTTATGGTGGATTAATCGGGGCAGTTTCCTGGAAGATGCCATTGAGTCTTTCTCGAATGATGTTACAGCTGGTAGAGCAGCATCCCCAGAATCGCATGTGTTTGAACAG CTGATCAAACTGGCATGCTCTCCAAGTCATCAGATTGAAGCTGTTTTGGATGCTGCTGCCATGCTTACGCCGAATCCATTGGATGCTCATTTAAG TTGGCACTTGTGGTCTCTTTTGCGAGCGCTTGGCCACCATACAATGTCACCAGCTGCTGAACAACGGCTTCATATGCTGTATGCAGCCCAACTGACGGCAACGGAACTATGGCATCTAGCAATATTCGTCCTAAGCCATATTAGTCATGATCAGTG TCGTTCGATAGCGATACGAGAGGTTCTGGATCGAATGTCATTTACTGCTAGTTCCCAGGATTATGAGAAAATCCTTGCCATCTGTGATGTTCCAACTACATGGATTTCTGCCGCAAAATTCATGAAGGCAAAG GCTCAGGGTAATCTCGAAGCCGCATGCTCGCATGCGCTATCGGCCTGCAATTACGTTGCAGCCTTGCGACTGTTCGCCGATGATGTGGCCCCGAATGCGATAGCCATGGGTGACTTGTTGCGGCTAAGAACAATAgctgaaaatatggaaaagagCGCGGATAAGATTGCG GGGTGGGGAGCGATTGGCCAGATCTATGCCGATTACTGTATGCTGAGAATGATGGATGACGAAGATGATACTCAAGAGAAT GAGGAAAGATTGCACCAATTTCTAGAATCAATATCTGCAAGAATTCAAGCACCGATATTCAAAACACCAATTCAGCG GCTATGTATGAAAACAATGGCTCGAGAACTGTTCGAAATCCAAAAACTAGCGGGAAAAACTGACATCAATCTGCCGTTGAGTGTAAGCCAATTACGGCGCCTTGCCGTCTGA
- a CDS encoding hypothetical protein (NECATOR_CHRIII.G9006.T3) — translation MYVLIMYDSEEDGDRRNRDKFSRERDGKRDDDRYGTKRSSSSRRDDIKRARHDESDNGEAKNDDYSGPMLTFKKFLMTQDDDISDSAALASYNEYKQEYKKRELQRFFDAHKTEEWFRHKYHPEESAAVRAARMTEIRKRLEIFNDLKAKGCFDDVTLDLQHAREVIRLMDTLVVKLEGGSEEDVEALKNEKIEDDSLFDLGEKKSDEDNGDDKDEARGSESEANEDGQQKRRKTLLHKTSSVFMRNVPATVKIADLEAICSRSPGFLRIALSEPHADRNFLRRAWATYKRDVNIKEICWTLNQTKLNDSTDLSVILNRDLTRRIRGISGVSCHQDVARNDIKQAAKLVALMDKKVGLFCEDEPKEERDKDILTGVDLVATSKNPLLRQVRPVLRECDEPSPEEEEMLGISRGATSTVATSTDEKVPFVRDEPLLHALDLLILYLRMVHSIDFYGHIEYPNEDAMPNR, via the exons ATGTAC GTTCTGATTATGTACGATTCCGAAGAAGACGGAGACCGACGTAATCGAGACAAATTCTCTCGTGAACGAGATGGTAAACGTGACGATGACAG GTATGGGACGAAAAGGTCGAGTTCATCTAGACGGGACGACATTAAGAGGGCACGTCATGA TGAATCAGACAACGGagaagcaaagaatgatgaCTACTCGGGACCGATGCTcactttcaagaaatttttaatgacACAG GACGACGACATATCAGATTCTGCTGCTTTAGCTTCTTATAATGAATACAAACAAGAATACAAGAAGAGAGAACTTCAACGTTTCTTCGACGCACATAAAACAGAGGAATG GTTCCGCCACAAATATCATCCTGAGGAATCAGCCGCCGTGAGAGCCGCTCGCATGactgaaattagaaaaagactAGAGATTTTTAATGATCTGAAAGCCAAAGGATGCTTTGATGATGTCACCCTGGACCTGCAACATGCTCGAGAAGTAATCAGACTTATGGACACAT TGGTAGTGAAACTAGAAGGTGGCTCGGAAGAGGACGTTGAAGCAttgaagaatgagaaaattgaagacGACTCTTTGTTTGATCTTGGTGAGAAGAAATCTGACGAAGACAATGGTGATGACAAGGATGAGGCGCGAGGATCAGAGAGCGAAG CTAATGAGGATGGTCAGCAGAAGCGTAGGAAGACACTGTTACACAAGACTAGTTCCGTTTTCATGAGGAATGTTCCGGCAACGGTGAAAATCGCTGACCTTGAAGCT ATCTGCAGTCGCAGTCCAGGTTTTCTTCGAATCGCTTTAAGTGAGCCACATGCTGATCGAAATTTCTTGCGACGTGCTTGGGCCACCTATAAGCGAGATGTGAACATAAAGGAGATCTGCTGGACCTTGAATCAGACGAAG CTCAACGACTCGACAGACCTCAGTGTAATATTGAATCGTGATCTGACAAGACGTATTCGAGGCATTAGTGGTGTTTCTTGCCATCAGGATGTGGCACGAAACGATATTAAGCAAGCAGCCAAG cTCGTCGCACTCATGGATAAGAAAGTCGGGTTATTTTGTGAGGACGAACCGAAGGAGGAGCGGGATAAGGACATATTGACGGGTGTTGACCTTGTTGCAACGTCGAAAAATCCACTTCTTAGACAG GTGCGACCAGTGCTGAGGGAATGCGACGAACCAAGTCCTGAGGAAGAGGAAATGCTTG GCATTTCTCGAGGTGCAACATCCACAGTAGCCACCTCTACCGACGAAAAGGTCCCATTCGTGCGTGACGAGCCATTGCTTCATGCGCTTGATCTGCTGATTCTGTACCTACGTATGGTACATTCTATCGATTTCTATGGACACATAGAGTATCCTAATGAAGATGCCATGCCTAACAGATGA
- a CDS encoding hypothetical protein (NECATOR_CHRIII.G9006.T1): MYDSEEDGDRRNRDKFSRERDGKRDDDRYGTKRSSSSRRDDIKRARHDSESDNGEAKNDDYSGPMLTFKKFLMTQDDDISDSAALASYNEYKQEYKKRELQRFFDAHKTEEWFRHKYHPEESAAVRAARMTEIRKRLEIFNDLKAKGCFDDVTLDLQHAREVIRLMDTLVVKLEGGSEEDVEALKNEKIEDDSLFDLGEKKSDEDNGDDKDEARGSESEANEDGQQKRRKTLLHKTSSVFMRNVPATVKIADLEAICSRSPGFLRIALSEPHADRNFLRRAWATYKRDVNIKEICWTLNQTKLNDSTDLSVILNRDLTRRIRGISGVSCHQDVARNDIKQAAKLVALMDKKVGLFCEDEPKEERDKDILTGVDLVATSKNPLLRQVRPVLRECDEPSPEEEEMLGISRGATSTVATSTDEKVPFVRDEPLLHALDLLILCGMLHVRGVLPTQFGTSEDGTKLVSTKFNSEFINGFNQRLDSSLMQVSYVTADEMEKMGKKDGDKEVEAFIQANTVELSQDKWLCPLSGKKFKGPDFIRKHLTSKHEEKLKEVREEATFYNNYLADPVRPQNVEVKPAAPPPRDDDRRDDRYTRDRGDRADRGSDRGYASNADRSRRGYAGFGSGGPPRDRGPRFTPESARPLTSYRDLDAFPID; this comes from the exons ATGTACGATTCCGAAGAAGACGGAGACCGACGTAATCGAGACAAATTCTCTCGTGAACGAGATGGTAAACGTGACGATGACAG GTATGGGACGAAAAGGTCGAGTTCATCTAGACGGGACGACATTAAGAGGGCACGTCATGA CAGTGAATCAGACAACGGagaagcaaagaatgatgaCTACTCGGGACCGATGCTcactttcaagaaatttttaatgacACAG GACGACGACATATCAGATTCTGCTGCTTTAGCTTCTTATAATGAATACAAACAAGAATACAAGAAGAGAGAACTTCAACGTTTCTTCGACGCACATAAAACAGAGGAATG GTTCCGCCACAAATATCATCCTGAGGAATCAGCCGCCGTGAGAGCCGCTCGCATGactgaaattagaaaaagactAGAGATTTTTAATGATCTGAAAGCCAAAGGATGCTTTGATGATGTCACCCTGGACCTGCAACATGCTCGAGAAGTAATCAGACTTATGGACACAT TGGTAGTGAAACTAGAAGGTGGCTCGGAAGAGGACGTTGAAGCAttgaagaatgagaaaattgaagacGACTCTTTGTTTGATCTTGGTGAGAAGAAATCTGACGAAGACAATGGTGATGACAAGGATGAGGCGCGAGGATCAGAGAGCGAAG CTAATGAGGATGGTCAGCAGAAGCGTAGGAAGACACTGTTACACAAGACTAGTTCCGTTTTCATGAGGAATGTTCCGGCAACGGTGAAAATCGCTGACCTTGAAGCT ATCTGCAGTCGCAGTCCAGGTTTTCTTCGAATCGCTTTAAGTGAGCCACATGCTGATCGAAATTTCTTGCGACGTGCTTGGGCCACCTATAAGCGAGATGTGAACATAAAGGAGATCTGCTGGACCTTGAATCAGACGAAG CTCAACGACTCGACAGACCTCAGTGTAATATTGAATCGTGATCTGACAAGACGTATTCGAGGCATTAGTGGTGTTTCTTGCCATCAGGATGTGGCACGAAACGATATTAAGCAAGCAGCCAAG cTCGTCGCACTCATGGATAAGAAAGTCGGGTTATTTTGTGAGGACGAACCGAAGGAGGAGCGGGATAAGGACATATTGACGGGTGTTGACCTTGTTGCAACGTCGAAAAATCCACTTCTTAGACAG GTGCGACCAGTGCTGAGGGAATGCGACGAACCAAGTCCTGAGGAAGAGGAAATGCTTG GCATTTCTCGAGGTGCAACATCCACAGTAGCCACCTCTACCGACGAAAAGGTCCCATTCGTGCGTGACGAGCCATTGCTTCATGCGCTTGATCTGCTGATTCT GTGTGGCATGCTACATGTTCGAGGTGTTCTTCCAACGCAATTTGGGACATCAGAGGACGGCACGaaacttgtttcgacaaagtTCAACTCA GAGTTTATCAATGGCTTCAATCAACGTCTAGATTCAAGTCTGATGCAGGTATCGTATGTCACCGCAgatgaaatggagaaaatggggaaaaaagaTGGAGACAA agaagtcGAAGCGTTCATTCAAGCGAACACTGTTGAACTTTCCCAGGATAAATGGCTCTGTCCGTTATctggaaagaaattcaaaggTCCAGATTTCATTCGTAAACACCTCACTAGTAAACATGAAGAGAAGCTTAAAGAAGTCCGGGAGGAG GCGACCTTTTACAATAATTATTTGGCAGACCCAGTCAGACCACAGAACGTCGAGGTGAAACCAGCAGCTCCTCCACCTAGGGACGATGATCGTAGAGATGACAGATATACAA GAGATCGCGGCGATCGCGCTGACCGCGGGTCCGATCGCGGTTATGCAAGTAACGCAGACAGAAGCCGACGTGGTTACGCGGGTTTTGGTAGTGGTGGTCCGCCTCGAGATCGCGGTCCACGCTTCACGCCAGAATCGGCAAGGCCGCTCACCTCATACAGAGACCTCGATGCGTTCCCCATTGACTAA